A window from Symbiopectobacterium purcellii encodes these proteins:
- the moeA gene encoding molybdopterin molybdotransferase MoeA, whose translation MEAFTSGLLALEQALQRMLALVSPLAQTETVALEQAAGRITATDITSPLDVPAFANAAMDGYAVRMADLAQGDTLLPVAGKAFAGNPFVGDWPTGSCIRIMTGAPVPPGTEAVIMQEYAEAEANGVRFTHPAKAGQNIRLAGEDIQRGARVLAAGCALGAARLPLLASLGVAEVTVMRRLRVALFSTGDELQRIGQPLQAGQIYDTNRFAVRLMLEKLGCDILDLGIIRDDPAALRDAFQRADSEADLVISSGGVSVGEADYTKQILDDLGNIHFWKLAIKPGKPFAFGKLRQAWFCGLPGNPVSAAVTFYQLVQPLIARLSGHSQWHFPPRQRVKAASALKKTPGRLDFQRGIVSRNDLGELEVRATGHQGSHIFSSFSLGNCFIVLEAERGAVAAGEWVEIEPFNALLGE comes from the coding sequence ATGGAAGCATTTACTTCAGGTTTACTCGCGCTTGAGCAAGCGCTGCAACGTATGCTGGCGCTGGTTTCACCGCTGGCGCAGACCGAAACCGTCGCGCTTGAGCAGGCTGCGGGCCGCATCACCGCCACCGACATTACCTCCCCTCTTGACGTGCCCGCCTTTGCCAATGCCGCGATGGATGGCTATGCCGTGCGCATGGCCGATCTGGCACAGGGTGATACACTGCTGCCCGTGGCGGGGAAAGCGTTTGCCGGTAATCCGTTTGTGGGTGACTGGCCCACAGGAAGTTGTATCCGCATCATGACCGGTGCACCGGTTCCGCCGGGGACAGAGGCGGTTATCATGCAGGAATACGCCGAAGCTGAGGCTAACGGCGTACGCTTCACGCACCCGGCGAAGGCGGGACAAAATATCCGTCTGGCAGGCGAAGACATTCAGCGCGGCGCGCGCGTCCTGGCAGCGGGCTGCGCATTGGGGGCAGCCCGTTTGCCGCTGCTGGCATCGCTGGGTGTGGCTGAGGTCACCGTAATGCGTCGCCTGCGCGTGGCGCTATTTTCTACCGGCGATGAGTTACAGCGTATCGGTCAGCCATTACAGGCAGGGCAAATTTACGACACCAACCGTTTTGCCGTGCGCCTGATGCTGGAAAAACTGGGCTGCGATATTCTCGATCTCGGCATTATCCGCGACGATCCGGCAGCCCTGCGCGACGCGTTTCAACGCGCCGACAGCGAGGCCGATTTGGTCATCAGCAGCGGTGGCGTTTCAGTGGGAGAAGCCGATTACACCAAACAGATTCTGGACGATTTGGGTAACATCCATTTCTGGAAGTTGGCTATCAAGCCCGGCAAGCCGTTCGCCTTTGGCAAACTGCGTCAGGCCTGGTTCTGCGGCCTGCCCGGTAATCCGGTCTCTGCTGCCGTCACCTTCTACCAATTGGTGCAACCGCTCATCGCGCGGCTTTCCGGCCACAGCCAGTGGCACTTCCCGCCGCGCCAGCGGGTGAAAGCGGCCTCGGCGTTGAAGAAAACCCCCGGCCGCCTCGATTTTCAACGCGGTATTGTTAGCCGAAATGATCTCGGAGAGTTGGAAGTCAGGGCCACAGGCCATCAGGGTTCGCACATTTTCAGCTCATTTAGCCTGGGTAACTGCTTTATCGTATTGGAAGCCGAGCGCGGTGCGGTCGCCGCCGGAGAGTGGGTTGAAATCGAACCCTTCAACGCACTGCTGGGAGAGTGA
- a CDS encoding nitroreductase family protein, which produces MSNAFLQAIKVRRSIYAIGSHLPISEEKITEIVTTAVKQSPSSFNSQSSRVVILFGTQHKKLWDITKHQLQKIVPADAFEPTEKKLASFAAGAGTVLFFEDTDVVETLQKQFALYADNFPIWSEHSTGIAQFAVWTALAQENVGASLQHYNPLIDDDVKKAWNLPAQWKLRAQLPFGSIEQPAGEKTYIDDETRFRVFK; this is translated from the coding sequence ATGAGCAACGCATTTTTGCAGGCTATCAAGGTTCGCCGTTCCATCTATGCTATCGGTTCACATTTGCCGATTTCTGAAGAAAAAATTACCGAAATCGTCACTACGGCAGTGAAACAAAGCCCGTCATCTTTCAACTCACAAAGTTCTCGCGTCGTGATCCTGTTCGGCACACAGCATAAGAAACTGTGGGATATCACCAAACATCAGCTCCAAAAAATCGTGCCCGCGGACGCTTTTGAGCCTACCGAAAAAAAACTGGCCTCGTTTGCAGCGGGCGCAGGAACCGTGCTGTTCTTTGAAGATACCGACGTTGTCGAGACCTTGCAAAAGCAGTTCGCGCTTTATGCTGACAACTTCCCTATTTGGTCTGAACACAGCACCGGTATTGCGCAGTTTGCCGTCTGGACCGCCTTGGCGCAAGAAAACGTCGGCGCATCACTACAGCACTACAACCCGCTGATTGATGACGACGTGAAAAAAGCCTGGAATTTACCCGCACAATGGAAACTGCGGGCGCAGTTACCGTTCGGCTCCATTGAGCAACCCGCCGGTGAGAAAACCTATATTGATGACGAAACCCGTTTCCGCGTCTTCAAATAA
- a CDS encoding lipid kinase produces the protein MLTSQQQPATALLLINEKSRKGDCARKEALAQLTAQGLRVIVPSADLTMTYSELIEHYADRVDSVIVGGGDGSLNAAASGLVATGLPLGVLPLGTANDFARTLDIPFDLNRAIAVIVAGHRRPVDLGKVNGHLFFNVSSIGFSAALARELTAESKKRWGTLGYALAACKLLRQSRPFRAEIVHEGTAERVRTVQISVGNGRFYGGGMTVEERAAPDDGLLDFYSLEVTHWWQMIALLPFLRRGTQGRWRQVRAFSTTELILNTRRPHDINADGELIGRTPAHFTIEQKAIEVFAPR, from the coding sequence ATGCTGACAAGCCAACAGCAACCCGCCACGGCCTTGTTGTTGATTAATGAAAAATCAAGGAAGGGCGACTGCGCACGCAAAGAAGCGTTGGCTCAGCTGACGGCGCAGGGACTGCGAGTGATCGTTCCCAGCGCAGACCTAACGATGACCTACAGCGAATTGATCGAGCACTATGCCGATCGCGTCGATAGTGTCATCGTTGGGGGCGGCGACGGCAGCCTGAACGCGGCCGCTTCGGGCTTGGTGGCTACAGGGTTGCCGCTGGGCGTGCTACCGCTGGGAACGGCCAATGATTTTGCTCGCACGCTGGATATCCCCTTCGACCTGAACCGCGCCATTGCGGTGATCGTTGCTGGTCATCGTCGGCCTGTCGATTTAGGCAAGGTGAACGGTCATCTGTTCTTTAACGTATCCAGTATTGGTTTTTCTGCTGCTTTGGCGCGTGAGCTGACGGCTGAATCCAAAAAGCGCTGGGGAACGCTCGGCTATGCGCTGGCTGCCTGTAAGCTGTTGCGACAAAGTCGGCCATTTCGTGCGGAAATTGTTCATGAAGGCACGGCCGAGCGTGTCAGAACGGTGCAAATCTCGGTGGGTAACGGGCGTTTTTATGGCGGTGGTATGACAGTAGAAGAGCGCGCTGCGCCGGATGACGGGCTGCTTGATTTCTATAGCCTTGAAGTGACCCACTGGTGGCAGATGATTGCGCTGCTCCCGTTTTTACGTCGTGGCACTCAAGGGCGTTGGCGTCAGGTGCGGGCCTTCTCCACGACAGAACTGATACTTAACACTCGGCGACCGCACGATATCAACGCGGACGGTGAGCTGATTGGTCGCACACCGGCGCACTTTACCATCGAACAAAAAGCCATTGAGGTGTTTGCTCCGCGCTGA
- the moeB gene encoding molybdopterin-synthase adenylyltransferase MoeB, with protein sequence MSTTVPEAPECEDALSHSEMLRYNRQIMLKGFDFDGQEALKAASVLVVGLGGLGCAAAQYLAAAGTGQLTLLDFDTVALSNLQRQILHRDARINMAKVTSAATELAAINPHIVLECINDDLADEALQALVTRHQVVLDCTDNVAIRDRLNRFCFHSKTPLVSGAAIRMEGQISVFTYGEQEPCYRCLSRLFGENVLTCAEAGVMSPLVGIIGALQAMEAIKLLAHFGEPAVGRLVLYDAMTTQFRTITLPKSPHCEVCGH encoded by the coding sequence ATGTCAACTACCGTCCCTGAAGCACCAGAGTGTGAGGATGCACTAAGCCACAGCGAAATGCTGCGCTACAACCGCCAGATCATGCTGAAAGGCTTCGATTTTGACGGGCAGGAAGCGCTGAAAGCGGCCAGCGTGCTGGTGGTGGGACTGGGCGGCCTGGGGTGTGCCGCAGCGCAGTACCTGGCGGCGGCGGGTACAGGGCAGTTGACGTTACTGGATTTTGACACCGTTGCGCTTTCCAACCTGCAACGCCAGATTTTGCACCGTGATGCACGTATTAATATGGCAAAGGTCACCTCTGCCGCGACAGAACTGGCCGCGATTAATCCCCATATTGTGCTGGAATGCATTAATGACGATCTGGCGGACGAGGCCTTACAGGCGCTGGTAACGCGCCATCAGGTGGTGCTGGATTGCACCGATAATGTGGCGATACGCGATCGCCTCAACCGCTTTTGTTTTCACAGCAAAACGCCGCTGGTTTCTGGTGCCGCCATTCGCATGGAAGGCCAGATCAGCGTGTTTACCTACGGTGAACAAGAACCTTGCTACCGCTGCCTAAGCCGACTGTTTGGTGAAAACGTGCTCACCTGCGCCGAAGCCGGGGTGATGTCCCCGCTGGTCGGTATCATTGGTGCCTTGCAGGCGATGGAAGCGATCAAACTGCTGGCGCATTTTGGCGAACCGGCAGTCGGTCGGCTGGTGTTGTATGACGCCATGACCACTCAATTTCGCACGATAACGCTACCCAAAAGTCCACACTGCGAGGTGTGCGGGCACTGA